In one window of Haloimpatiens sp. FM7315 DNA:
- a CDS encoding RNA polymerase sigma factor — MIIIEKLQFEDYVKQYKRLVITICLSFTKNYFDAEDLAQQTFIAAYKNYEKFDGNNFKAWITTIAANKCKDYLKSRVRGVVNLSKEEFDGIEDQGDLPEETVLKNSSNEKVYKICSKLKEPYRTVSISYFCKDIKLSHLANQTGKSIKTLETQLYRSKKLLKDLWKEEFM, encoded by the coding sequence GTGATAATTATTGAAAAATTACAATTTGAAGATTACGTAAAACAGTACAAGAGATTAGTTATTACCATCTGCTTATCCTTTACAAAAAATTATTTTGATGCGGAAGATTTGGCTCAGCAGACTTTTATAGCGGCCTATAAAAATTATGAAAAATTTGATGGTAATAATTTTAAAGCTTGGATAACCACAATTGCTGCAAATAAGTGTAAGGATTATCTTAAAAGTAGGGTTAGAGGTGTGGTTAATTTATCAAAAGAAGAATTTGATGGTATAGAAGATCAAGGAGATTTACCTGAGGAAACAGTATTAAAAAACAGTAGCAATGAAAAAGTATATAAAATATGCAGTAAGCTGAAAGAACCCTATAGAACAGTATCTATAAGTTACTTTTGCAAAGATATTAAACTTTCTCATTTGGCAAATCAAACAGGAAAAAGCATTAAAACCTTAGAAACTCAACTTTATAGATCAAAAAAACTATTAAAAGATTTGTGGAAGGAGGAGTTTATGTGA
- a CDS encoding sensor histidine kinase yields the protein MSNLNIIFISVGFLILVVTIFFCTKYILMKFVDKRIENYQNNLMTKHYSEVENMYKKIRGWKHDYHNHIQTMKAYLELEKYEDMKNYFNDLDRDLESIDKVLKTGNLMVDAILNSKLSLALSENIKINAKATVPKNLLVSDIDLCVIIGNLMDNAMEAATKIENKEERFIRVYIREMKKQLYISVTNSNGGKVKKNAFGYVTTKLQKNHGFGLKRVDSIVEKYQGFVNRQSEEGVFATEIILPL from the coding sequence ATGAGTAATTTGAATATTATTTTTATATCTGTTGGTTTTTTAATTTTAGTAGTAACTATTTTCTTTTGCACTAAATATATTCTTATGAAATTTGTAGACAAGCGTATTGAAAATTATCAAAACAATCTTATGACAAAACATTATAGTGAAGTTGAAAATATGTATAAGAAAATTCGTGGATGGAAACATGATTATCACAATCATATTCAAACTATGAAAGCCTATCTTGAACTTGAAAAGTATGAGGATATGAAAAACTACTTCAATGATTTAGATAGAGATTTAGAAAGTATTGACAAGGTTTTAAAAACAGGAAATTTAATGGTAGATGCTATATTAAACAGTAAATTGTCTTTAGCTCTTAGTGAAAATATAAAAATAAATGCTAAGGCAACTGTTCCTAAAAACCTTTTAGTTTCAGATATTGATTTGTGTGTTATTATTGGTAACCTAATGGACAATGCCATGGAGGCTGCAACTAAAATAGAAAACAAAGAGGAAAGATTTATAAGGGTGTACATAAGAGAAATGAAAAAGCAGCTTTATATATCCGTAACGAATTCTAATGGAGGAAAAGTTAAAAAAAATGCCTTTGGATATGTTACTACAAAACTCCAAAAAAATCATGGATTTGGATTAAAAAGAGTAGACAGTATTGTAGAAAAATATCAGGGTTTTGTAAATAGGCAAAGCGAAGAAGGGGTTTTTGCTACAGAAATTATTTTACCCTTATAA
- a CDS encoding histidinol-phosphatase HisJ family protein yields MTNELCDYHIHSNHSFDSEETIENICKKAISKNLSEICITDHFSILNYDPSYKYFDFNKYKNEIDKVKEKYNFPIKRGLEIGEGHLKTKELEKIIESFNLDFIIGSIHNISELTIRKSLKKYGEENTYKKYFKELKKLAENADYDVLGHLDLVQRYAFQEFNHLYNVKDYKNQIEEILSIVIKREKGIEVNTSSLYKNYKNTFPKTSIIKMYHDMGGKVITIGSDAHNSNRVGEGVKEVMEVLNTLGFKKLARFKKRTLIL; encoded by the coding sequence ATGACAAATGAACTATGTGACTATCATATACACTCTAATCATTCCTTTGATTCTGAAGAAACTATTGAAAATATATGCAAAAAAGCAATTAGTAAAAATTTAAGTGAAATATGTATAACAGACCATTTTAGCATTTTAAACTATGACCCTAGTTATAAATACTTTGACTTTAATAAATACAAAAATGAAATTGATAAGGTAAAAGAAAAATATAATTTTCCCATTAAAAGAGGCCTTGAAATCGGTGAAGGTCACTTAAAAACCAAAGAGCTTGAAAAAATCATAGAAAGCTTCAACTTAGATTTTATTATAGGTTCAATCCATAACATTAGTGAACTTACTATTAGAAAATCCCTAAAGAAATATGGTGAAGAGAATACTTATAAGAAATATTTTAAAGAGTTAAAAAAGCTTGCTGAAAATGCAGATTATGATGTACTTGGACATTTAGATTTAGTTCAACGATATGCCTTTCAAGAATTCAACCACTTATACAATGTAAAAGACTATAAAAATCAAATTGAGGAAATTCTATCTATAGTTATAAAAAGAGAAAAAGGAATAGAAGTTAACACCTCTTCACTATATAAAAACTATAAAAACACCTTTCCAAAAACTTCAATAATAAAAATGTATCACGATATGGGTGGAAAAGTTATAACAATTGGCTCTGATGCTCACAATTCTAATAGAGTTGGTGAAGGAGTAAAAGAAGTAATGGAAGTTTTAAATACCCTAGGCTTTAAAAAACTTGCAAGGTTTAAAAAAAGGACTTTAATTTTATAA
- a CDS encoding glutamine--tRNA ligase/YqeY domain fusion protein, translating into MCNEINNSSNFIKNIIIEDLNSGKHDKIVTRFPPEPNGYLHIGHAKSIVLNSGLAKEFKGKFNLRFDDTNPIKEDTEYVESIKEDVKWLGGNWDEIFFASNYFDTMYEKALLLIKKGLAYVCDLNADEIRQYRGSLTEPGKESPYRNRTVEENLELFERMRQGEFKDGEKVLRAKIDMVSPNINMRDPIIYRIAHTEHHNTKDKWCIYPMYDFAHPIEDAIEGITHSICTLEFEDHRPLYDWVVRECEMESVPRQIEFARLNMTNTVMSKRKLKQLVDEKVVDGWDDPRMPTICGLRRRGYTKEAIRNFCTAIGVSKANSLVDSQMLEYFIREDLQTKAPAAMAVLRPLKLVITNYEEGKTEMLEIENHAKDETKGKRLVPFSRELYIEREDFMEVPVKKYFRLFPGNEVRLKGAYFVKCTEVIKDDKGEVVEIHCTYDKETKSGSGFTGRKVKGTIHWVDAKTAKKAEFRLFEPLILDDEEGNEGKNFLDQINPDSLNILEGFVEKTAIEDAKPEDKFQFIRNGFFTVDSKYTTTEKLVFNRVVSLKSSFKLMK; encoded by the coding sequence ATGTGTAATGAAATTAACAATTCATCTAATTTTATAAAAAACATAATCATTGAAGATCTTAACAGTGGAAAACATGATAAAATAGTAACTCGTTTTCCTCCAGAGCCAAATGGATATCTTCATATAGGTCATGCAAAGTCTATAGTTTTAAATTCAGGACTTGCAAAAGAATTTAAAGGTAAATTTAACTTGAGATTTGATGATACAAATCCTATTAAAGAAGACACAGAGTATGTTGAGTCTATTAAAGAAGATGTAAAATGGCTTGGTGGAAACTGGGATGAAATATTCTTTGCCTCAAATTATTTTGATACAATGTATGAAAAGGCACTTCTTTTAATTAAAAAGGGATTAGCTTATGTTTGTGATTTAAATGCTGATGAAATTAGACAGTATAGAGGATCTTTAACTGAACCAGGAAAAGAAAGCCCTTATAGAAATAGGACTGTTGAAGAAAATCTTGAATTATTTGAGAGAATGAGACAAGGCGAATTTAAAGATGGAGAAAAGGTTCTAAGAGCTAAGATTGATATGGTTTCTCCTAATATAAATATGAGAGATCCTATAATTTATAGAATCGCTCATACAGAGCATCACAATACAAAGGATAAATGGTGCATATATCCAATGTATGATTTCGCACATCCAATTGAAGATGCTATAGAGGGAATTACTCATTCTATATGTACTTTAGAGTTTGAAGACCACAGACCGCTATATGACTGGGTTGTAAGAGAGTGTGAAATGGAATCTGTTCCAAGACAAATTGAGTTTGCAAGATTAAACATGACAAATACAGTTATGAGTAAGAGAAAATTAAAACAATTGGTTGATGAAAAGGTAGTAGATGGATGGGATGATCCAAGAATGCCTACTATATGCGGACTTAGAAGAAGAGGATATACAAAAGAAGCTATAAGAAACTTCTGCACTGCAATAGGTGTATCTAAAGCTAACTCACTAGTAGATTCTCAGATGTTAGAGTACTTTATAAGAGAAGATTTACAGACAAAAGCACCAGCTGCTATGGCTGTTTTAAGACCTTTAAAGCTTGTTATTACAAACTATGAAGAGGGTAAAACAGAAATGCTTGAAATAGAGAATCATGCCAAAGACGAAACTAAAGGCAAGAGACTTGTACCATTTTCAAGAGAGCTATATATAGAAAGAGAAGATTTTATGGAAGTTCCAGTTAAAAAATACTTTAGATTATTCCCTGGAAATGAAGTAAGATTAAAAGGTGCATATTTTGTTAAATGTACAGAAGTTATAAAAGATGACAAAGGTGAAGTCGTAGAAATTCACTGTACTTACGATAAAGAGACAAAATCTGGCTCAGGATTTACAGGAAGAAAAGTAAAAGGAACTATCCACTGGGTAGATGCTAAAACTGCTAAGAAAGCAGAGTTTAGATTATTTGAACCTCTAATATTAGATGATGAGGAAGGAAACGAGGGCAAAAACTTCTTAGATCAAATAAATCCAGATTCTTTAAATATATTAGAAGGATTTGTTGAAAAGACGGCAATAGAAGACGCTAAGCCTGAAGATAAATTCCAATTTATAAGAAATGGATTCTTTACAGTAGATTCAAAATATACTACTACTGAAAAACTAGTGTTTAATAGAGTAGTTTCTCTTAAGAGTTCATTTAAACTAATGAAATAA
- a CDS encoding methyl-accepting chemotaxis protein — MLKTIKSKIIFIVTLLLSVIIFLGFNSLKNLNTVNQKSTIISEDMVPGIIYSENLNTLTSDFRILEHEHIVSQDKEIMDEKEKAIDLKNEEIQSYLKKYKATISSDEDRKLYNLVFESWAYYLDLNKSMIELSRNSKTKEALEIMNKESKSAFDTASNNLLKLAELNKKMAEEASLEGDKTYEFSKKFTVTLLVILVTASIILSAIIINPIRKSLNLLKSELDALSEKGGDLTQEIKVNTKDEINDLAKSINKFINNMRNIMASVVENVDDMNGNVNSIKNSMTLLNQHIEGVSATTEELSASMEETSASAEEMSATSREIENAVKSIAEKSQEGAEHAVEINNRAVETQSNVNLSQKRAYEIFTTTKSSLEKAIKQSKVVEQISVLSEAIMEITNQTNLLALNAAIEAARAGEAGKGFSVVADEIRKLAEQSKDTVGEIKEITSKVTEAVENLGNHSNNLLTFMSTDVNTDYKSMLEVANKYSKDGNFIDTIVTDFSSTSEELLASINDVLKTIDGVAEAANEGASGTTDIASKVFEVNNQSSEVFEEVLKAEENASKLKAEISKFKI; from the coding sequence ATGTTGAAAACTATCAAATCCAAAATTATTTTTATAGTTACCCTGCTTCTAAGTGTAATTATATTCTTAGGTTTTAACTCTCTTAAAAATTTAAATACCGTAAATCAAAAATCCACAATAATATCTGAAGACATGGTACCTGGAATTATTTATTCCGAAAATTTAAACACTTTGACCTCTGATTTTAGAATTCTTGAACATGAACACATTGTTTCTCAAGATAAAGAAATAATGGATGAAAAAGAAAAAGCTATAGATTTGAAAAACGAAGAAATTCAAAGTTATCTAAAAAAATATAAGGCTACTATTTCTTCTGATGAAGATAGAAAATTATACAATCTTGTTTTTGAATCCTGGGCTTATTATTTAGATCTTAATAAATCCATGATTGAATTAAGTAGAAATTCAAAAACAAAAGAAGCTTTAGAAATAATGAACAAAGAATCAAAATCAGCTTTTGATACTGCTTCTAATAATTTATTAAAACTAGCGGAACTTAATAAAAAAATGGCAGAAGAGGCTAGTTTAGAAGGAGACAAAACCTATGAATTTTCAAAAAAGTTTACTGTAACACTATTAGTTATTTTGGTTACAGCTTCTATTATTCTTTCTGCAATTATCATTAATCCTATACGAAAATCTTTAAATCTTTTGAAATCAGAATTAGATGCTCTTTCTGAAAAAGGCGGAGATTTAACCCAGGAAATCAAAGTCAATACTAAAGATGAAATAAACGACCTTGCAAAAAGCATTAATAAATTCATTAATAACATGAGAAATATCATGGCGTCTGTAGTTGAAAATGTGGATGACATGAATGGTAATGTAAATTCTATAAAAAATTCTATGACACTTTTAAACCAGCATATAGAAGGAGTCTCTGCAACCACTGAGGAACTATCGGCTAGTATGGAGGAAACCTCTGCTTCTGCAGAAGAAATGTCTGCAACTTCAAGAGAAATAGAAAATGCAGTTAAATCTATTGCAGAAAAATCTCAAGAAGGAGCTGAACATGCTGTAGAAATCAATAATAGAGCAGTAGAAACTCAATCTAATGTTAATTTATCACAAAAAAGAGCTTATGAAATATTTACAACTACAAAATCCTCTCTAGAAAAAGCTATTAAGCAGTCTAAAGTTGTAGAACAAATATCAGTGCTATCAGAAGCTATTATGGAGATAACAAATCAAACAAATCTTTTAGCACTAAACGCAGCTATCGAAGCTGCAAGAGCAGGTGAGGCTGGAAAAGGCTTTTCAGTTGTAGCTGATGAAATAAGAAAACTTGCAGAGCAGTCTAAAGACACTGTAGGAGAAATAAAAGAAATTACTAGTAAAGTAACTGAAGCTGTTGAAAATCTCGGTAATCACTCAAATAATCTCTTAACTTTTATGTCAACAGACGTAAACACAGATTATAAGTCTATGCTTGAAGTTGCAAACAAGTATAGTAAGGACGGTAATTTTATAGACACTATTGTAACAGACTTTAGTTCTACTTCAGAAGAACTATTAGCATCTATAAACGATGTGTTAAAAACTATAGATGGAGTTGCGGAGGCTGCTAATGAAGGAGCTTCTGGGACAACAGATATTGCATCAAAAGTCTTTGAAGTTAACAATCAGTCAAGTGAAGTCTTTGAGGAAGTCCTTAAAGCTGAAGAAAATGCTTCTAAATTAAAAGCTGAAATTTCTAAGTTTAAGATATAA
- a CDS encoding LytR/AlgR family response regulator transcription factor, producing the protein MAFKKYVKNWAKNKDIIVNIKEFYTSESFEFKWSMDKSYDIFLLDIQMKGQNGVELAKVIRKEDENIKIIFVTAMYDYIQIGYDLDAINYLIKPIKEEKLWQCLDKSLDKIPKDEKTIIVDSEGEIFKISEKSIVYIEAFAHYVEINTCDKKYVVRKSIGSIEKELDENMFVRCHRSYLVGIKYIKRIKGSEIELDNGENIPLSRRRYKDTNKAFIRYFRGEVNE; encoded by the coding sequence ATTGCTTTTAAAAAATACGTTAAAAATTGGGCTAAAAATAAAGATATAATAGTGAATATTAAAGAGTTTTATACTTCAGAAAGCTTTGAATTTAAATGGAGTATGGACAAAAGCTATGACATATTTTTATTGGATATTCAGATGAAGGGGCAAAACGGTGTAGAACTTGCAAAGGTTATACGAAAAGAGGATGAAAATATAAAAATAATATTTGTTACAGCTATGTATGATTATATACAAATTGGTTATGATTTAGATGCAATAAATTATTTAATTAAACCTATAAAAGAAGAAAAGCTCTGGCAGTGTCTAGACAAGTCCCTAGATAAAATTCCAAAGGATGAAAAGACAATTATTGTAGACTCAGAAGGGGAAATCTTTAAAATAAGTGAGAAATCTATAGTGTATATTGAGGCTTTTGCTCATTATGTAGAGATAAACACTTGTGATAAAAAATATGTTGTTAGAAAAAGTATAGGGAGCATAGAAAAAGAGCTGGATGAAAATATGTTTGTAAGGTGCCATAGATCATATTTAGTAGGAATTAAATATATAAAGAGGATAAAAGGAAGTGAAATAGAACTAGATAATGGTGAAAATATTCCCTTAAGTAGAAGGAGGTATAAGGATACAAACAAGGCATTTATAAGATATTTTAGAGGTGAAGTAAATGAGTAA
- a CDS encoding ABC transporter ATP-binding protein, which produces MHKVEVKKQIKLFNFALKEIHKLQPSIMPVTLLYSLFSSLSPFVNIYMSSLIIDELLQRRNLHSLKFLVAITIGLNLIIHLISTGLEHLMKLLFLTVDENQNMRINEKILKMDYEFIEDPEVHKLKSKIMESKNLNGGGILNVIKGMEDFVKGLITIITSVVLVIDLFKSNSIGTNISFVNSKVFSYLFLIIIFLGTVISLKLTSGSEKVWFKCFNKLMDMNRALAFYGTITTDYNAGKAVRIFNEKPTINKEVNKFNKSSKDLFNRVGVSRAKYRAFDAFISSLSSGLIYFFVALKAISGAITIGSIVKYVGSINEFMTGSKEVLSSFNEIINNNKYVELYYGFLNIKGEKYKGTLPVEKREDDQYEIEFRNVSFKYPSTEVYALKDVSIKLNIGERLAIVGMNGSGKTTFIKLLCRLYDPDEGEILLNGINIKKYDYEEYMSLFSIVFQDYKLFSFSLGQNVAASLDFNENSVCKALEEVGLRHRLQTMPKGVKTSLYKDFDDEGIEISGGEAQKIALARAIYKKAPIIILDEPTAALDPISEFEIYSKFNEMVNTKTAFYISHRLSSCRFCDEIAVFHKGRIIQKGSHEKLIEDENGKYYELWNSQAKYYNENESA; this is translated from the coding sequence ATGCATAAAGTAGAAGTTAAAAAACAAATTAAATTATTTAATTTTGCTCTAAAAGAGATACACAAATTGCAGCCTTCTATAATGCCTGTAACTTTATTATACTCACTTTTTAGTTCCCTATCTCCTTTTGTAAATATATATATGTCCTCTTTAATTATTGATGAATTACTTCAAAGAAGGAATCTTCATAGCCTTAAATTTCTAGTGGCTATAACTATAGGACTAAATTTAATAATTCATCTAATTTCTACAGGTCTTGAGCATCTTATGAAACTTCTTTTTTTAACTGTTGATGAAAATCAAAATATGAGAATTAATGAAAAAATATTAAAGATGGATTATGAATTTATTGAAGATCCAGAAGTCCACAAACTTAAAAGCAAGATAATGGAGTCTAAGAATTTAAATGGTGGCGGTATACTTAATGTTATTAAAGGTATGGAAGATTTTGTAAAAGGATTAATTACAATTATAACCTCAGTAGTATTAGTTATAGATTTATTTAAATCTAATTCAATAGGTACAAATATATCTTTTGTAAATTCTAAAGTATTTTCCTATCTGTTTTTAATTATAATATTTCTCGGAACAGTTATTAGCTTAAAGTTAACTTCTGGATCAGAGAAAGTATGGTTTAAATGTTTTAATAAACTTATGGATATGAATAGAGCTTTGGCTTTTTATGGTACAATAACTACTGATTACAATGCTGGAAAAGCTGTGAGGATATTTAATGAAAAACCTACAATTAATAAGGAAGTTAATAAATTCAACAAAAGTTCCAAGGATTTATTTAATAGAGTTGGGGTTTCAAGAGCAAAATACAGAGCTTTTGATGCTTTTATATCATCCCTTTCAAGTGGACTTATATATTTCTTTGTGGCGTTAAAGGCAATAAGTGGAGCTATAACCATAGGAAGTATAGTTAAGTATGTAGGAAGTATAAATGAGTTCATGACAGGCAGCAAGGAAGTGCTTTCTTCTTTTAATGAGATTATTAACAATAACAAATATGTGGAACTTTATTATGGTTTTTTAAATATTAAAGGGGAAAAATATAAAGGAACTTTACCTGTGGAAAAAAGAGAAGATGATCAATATGAAATAGAATTTAGAAATGTATCCTTTAAGTATCCTTCTACAGAAGTTTATGCTTTAAAAGATGTTTCAATTAAGCTAAATATTGGAGAGAGGCTTGCAATAGTTGGTATGAACGGATCTGGAAAGACTACATTTATAAAGCTTCTTTGTAGATTATACGATCCAGATGAAGGGGAGATACTTTTAAATGGTATTAATATAAAAAAATATGATTATGAAGAGTATATGAGTTTGTTTTCTATAGTATTTCAAGATTATAAATTGTTTTCTTTTTCCTTAGGACAAAATGTTGCAGCTTCTCTAGATTTTAATGAGAATAGTGTTTGTAAAGCTTTGGAAGAGGTTGGATTAAGGCATAGGCTACAAACTATGCCAAAGGGTGTTAAAACTTCACTATATAAGGATTTTGATGATGAGGGAATAGAAATATCAGGAGGAGAAGCTCAAAAGATAGCCCTTGCAAGAGCAATTTATAAGAAAGCTCCAATTATAATACTAGATGAGCCAACAGCCGCATTAGATCCTATATCTGAGTTTGAAATTTATTCAAAATTTAATGAAATGGTAAATACCAAAACAGCTTTTTATATATCTCATAGGCTTTCTTCTTGTAGATTTTGTGATGAAATAGCAGTATTTCATAAGGGCAGAATAATTCAAAAGGGAAGTCATGAAAAACTAATAGAAGATGAAAATGGTAAATACTACGAACTATGGAACTCTCAGGCTAAATATTATAATGAAAATGAAAGTGCATAG
- a CDS encoding ATP-binding cassette domain-containing protein, with the protein MNKSLDADYENIDSLEGQEKLARTDAALRNNDSATEAIVEVIIELFSSVMGFLIYASIIVNIHVLIVVFILVCSIINYLMGKYVNNYEYKNKDNIVPRERKIKYIKDKTGDFKAAKDLRLYNMFPWFKNMFLNFQKEEIYFKNKELKKRYLANFIDGILLFLRDGITYGFLIYSVIYRGMTIGNFVLYFGAVAGFSTWMSGIIKNINTLNGFSLDISDLRNYLEMEDKMNRGEGEKILPVGMPCDIELKGVYYKYPGAEDCTIKDMNLHIKKGEKLALVGVNGAGKTTLVKLICGLYSPTKGEIYINGKKSSSYNRDEYYTLFSVVFQDMHNLPVSIVENIASDVSKDIDEEKLKKVIKLSGIMEKIKTLPKGKETPLVKEVNKDAVELSGGEIQKLMLAKALYKKLLL; encoded by the coding sequence ATGAATAAATCTTTGGATGCGGATTATGAAAATATTGATAGTTTAGAGGGACAAGAAAAATTGGCAAGAACTGATGCTGCTTTGAGGAATAACGATTCGGCTACAGAGGCTATAGTAGAAGTTATAATTGAGTTATTTTCTAGCGTAATGGGATTTTTAATATATGCCAGTATAATAGTTAATATTCATGTTTTAATAGTTGTATTTATATTGGTATGCTCTATTATAAACTATCTTATGGGCAAATATGTAAATAACTATGAGTATAAAAACAAAGACAATATTGTACCAAGAGAGAGAAAAATCAAATATATAAAGGACAAAACAGGTGATTTTAAAGCAGCAAAGGATTTGAGACTTTATAATATGTTCCCTTGGTTTAAGAATATGTTTTTAAATTTTCAAAAGGAAGAAATTTATTTTAAAAACAAAGAGCTAAAGAAAAGGTATCTTGCTAATTTTATAGATGGAATACTTCTTTTCTTAAGAGATGGAATAACCTATGGGTTTCTTATATATTCAGTTATTTATAGAGGGATGACTATAGGAAATTTTGTACTATATTTTGGTGCAGTAGCAGGTTTTTCTACTTGGATGTCAGGAATTATAAAAAATATAAATACTTTAAATGGATTTAGTCTTGATATTAGTGATTTAAGAAATTACTTAGAAATGGAAGATAAGATGAATAGGGGAGAGGGAGAAAAAATTCTACCTGTTGGAATGCCTTGTGATATAGAGTTAAAAGGGGTGTATTACAAATACCCTGGGGCAGAGGATTGCACTATAAAAGATATGAATCTTCACATAAAAAAAGGAGAGAAATTGGCTTTAGTTGGGGTAAATGGGGCAGGTAAAACCACTTTAGTAAAGCTTATATGTGGACTATACTCTCCTACAAAAGGTGAAATATATATAAATGGAAAGAAGAGCAGTAGTTACAATAGAGATGAATATTATACTTTATTTTCTGTGGTATTTCAGGATATGCATAACTTACCTGTATCTATAGTAGAAAATATTGCATCTGATGTAAGTAAAGATATAGATGAAGAAAAGCTTAAAAAGGTTATTAAATTATCTGGCATTATGGAAAAAATAAAGACTTTGCCAAAGGGCAAGGAAACCCCTTTGGTTAAAGAAGTTAATAAAGATGCTGTAGAATTATCTGGAGGAGAAATTCAGAAATTAATGCTGGCAAAGGCTCTTTACAAAAAGCTCCTATTATAA
- a CDS encoding LiaI-LiaF-like domain-containing protein, with protein MFKGRRVGTLTAGIVLVAFGVVFLLRLINPYIKLSLIASFWPIILVLLGVEIIVAYIINKEEKMKYDFSAIILVVILAFFAMGMAIAEFSITHFRELNEIF; from the coding sequence ATGTTTAAGGGAAGAAGAGTAGGTACATTAACTGCAGGAATTGTTTTAGTTGCCTTTGGAGTAGTGTTTTTACTTAGATTAATAAATCCTTATATTAAATTATCTTTAATAGCTTCCTTTTGGCCTATTATATTAGTTCTTTTAGGTGTAGAAATTATTGTAGCGTACATTATAAATAAGGAAGAAAAAATGAAATATGATTTTTCAGCCATAATACTAGTTGTAATTTTAGCATTCTTTGCTATGGGCATGGCTATAGCTGAGTTTTCTATAACACATTTTAGGGAGCTTAATGAAATATTTTAG